A window from Drosophila miranda strain MSH22 chromosome Y unlocalized genomic scaffold, D.miranda_PacBio2.1 Contig_Y2_pilon, whole genome shotgun sequence encodes these proteins:
- the LOC117194108 gene encoding kinesin-like protein subito isoform X2 encodes MGNASSLVCLELAVFMELYLIENINKFWQKLSRYKYYELSTFDTVSLVVAVIYTNLKKAATLPEASEKKRESTIEENKICKSAINFWNIRQPSHLNMSDSYEAPVREKRSFLMARDPSNDRRCRPRPEKKLRLFDDIHEAMESTDGSEYASNGGDYATSVPSAEDSSVGDTGPQVFLRLRPVGAASKAYSVSDDGKVLVTSAMSENTSTNVNKMEKHFGFTSIFDGSVGQRDVYDICVGPRILDEKCVTIMTYGTSGSGKTYTMLGDDVLAGVIPRGLEHIFTIYMENLYHSPKLKLVNGCIEFLQDETTLREMQISKKLLSLCQDIGGHHERLKEAIQGDHTFETKADPNVSVMIWVSFVEIYNELVYDLLSIPPRQENLGAVPRKPMKISCNKGQVYIKGLTTVFVRSSEEALRLLRLGQQRSTYASTSVNANSSRSHCVFIVDVLKYNSSGMTTQCSYKFCYFAGSERVNNTGTIGLRLKEAKNINTSLMTLGRCLDAASTSRKKPNNDVIPFRDSKLTMLLQAALLGKERLAMIVTVTPLEKFYEENLNVLNFASIAKNIIFKEPLIKQHSTRYSGFFDNSKRNTQYEYVKEIEEDNIRYRNLMSSSLFGIITHHLKMQMLEEKLRKELSETYQELMRANKQWEEQTVKQRLMAEREFEFKLASQKRRYEERIEDLKDEIEELKSSSSKSDSMDEKEDEPNASIEILDDE; translated from the exons ATGGGAAATGCTTCTAGTCTTGTGTGCCTTGAACTTGCAGTCTTTATGGAATTATATTTGATagaaaatatcaataaattttggcaaaaactatcacgATATAAATATTACGAACTGTCAACGTTCGATACCGTATCACTGGTCGTAGCTGTCATCTACACAAATTTGAAAAAAGCGGCAACCCTACCAGAGGCGTCTGAAAAAAAGCGCGAATCTACAATTGAAGAAAATAAAATCTGCAAATCAGCAATAAACTTTTGGAATATTCGGCAACCGTCACACCTTAACATGAGCGATTCGTATGAAGCACCAGTGCGCGAAAAGCGCTCATTTCTCATGGCTCGAGATCCCAGCAATGACCGGCGCTGTCGACCAAGACCGGAGAAAAAGTTGCGTCTGTTCGATGATATACATGAAGCCATGGAGAGCACAGACGGCTCAGAGTACGCATCCAATGGTGGAGACTATGCAACTAGTGTCCCGAGTGCTGAAGATAGCAGTGTCGGGGATACTGGGCCACAGGTCTTTTTGCGTCTGCGTCCCGTTGGTGCCGCCTCCAAAGCATACTCGGTATCAGACGATGGAAAAGTGCTGGTTACCAGCGCGATGAGTGAAAACACCAGCACCAATGTCAACAAAATGGAAAAGCACTTTGGATTCACATCTATATTCGATGGCTCCGTTGGGCAGCGGGATGTCTACGACATCTGTGTTGGTCCCAGGATTCTGGATGAAAAATGCGTTACCATAATGACGTATGGCACTTCAGGCTCGGGAAAAACGTACACAATGCTTG GCGATGATGTGCTTGCTGGTGTTATACCCCGCGGCCTAGAGCACATATTCACCATCTACATGGAAAACTTATACCACTCACCCAAACTAAAACTGGTCAACGGCTGCATTGAGTTCCTTCAGGACGAGACCACGTTGCGGGAAATGCAAATAAGCAAGAAACTGCTTAGCTTGTGCCAGGATATTGGCGGGCATCACGAGCGACTGAAGGAGGCGATTCAGGGGGATCACACCTTCGAGACAAAGGCCGACCCGAACGTCTCGGTAATGATTTGGGTATCATTTGTGGAGATCTACAATGAACTGGTATACGACCTATTGAGCATACCGCCGCGTCAAGAAAATCTTGGTGCTGTTCCGCGAAAGCCCATGAAGATCTCCTGTAATAAAGGTCAAGTATATATCAAGGGCCTGACGACTGTGTTCGTAAGAAGCAGCGAGGAAGCCTTGCGGCTGCTGCGGCTGGGACAGCAGCGTTCCACCTACGCTTCGACCTCGGTGAACGCGAACTCTAGCAGATCCCACTGTGTCTTCATCGTGGATGTGTTGAAGTACAACAGCTCGGGAATGACCACTCAATGTTCGTACAAGTTTTGCTACTTTGCGGGCTCGGAGCGTGTAAACAACACGGGCACCATCGGGTTACGCCTCAAGGAGGCGAAAAACATCAACACCTCCCTAATGACTTTGGGGCGGTGTCTGGACGCGGCCAGTACTTCACGGAAGAAGCCAAACAATGACGTCATACCATTTCGCGATTCAAAGCTTACCATGCTGTTGCAAGCAGCCCTCCTCGGAAAGGAACGCTTGGCCATGATAGTGACTGTCACACCGCTGGAGAAGTTCTATGAGGAAAACCTGAACGTGCTCAACTTCGCCTCCATAGCGAAGAATATCATTTTTAAAGAGCCTTTGATAAAGCAGCATAGTACACGATATTCCGGTTTCTTTGACAACTCTAAAAGGAATACCCAGTACGAATACGTCAAAGAGATTGAGGAGGATAATATCAGGTATAGAAATCTAATGAGCTCATCGCTTTTCGGCATAATAACACATC ATCTGAAGATGCAGATGCTGGAGGAGAAGCTGCGAAAGGAACTTTCGGAGACCTACCAAGAATTGATGCGGGCAAACAAGCAGTGGGAGGAGCAGACCGTGAAGCAACGTCTGATGGCAGAGCGGGAGTTCGAGTTTAAG CTGGCATCACAAAAGCGGCGGTACGAAGAGCGAATCGAGGATCTCAAGGATGAAATCGAGGAACTCAAATCTTCCTCAAGCAAATCCGACAGTATGGACGAAAAGGAGGATGAGCCCAATGCGTCCATAGAAATACTCGATGATGAATAG
- the LOC117194108 gene encoding kinesin-like protein subito isoform X1 — MGNASSLVCLELAVFMELYLIENINKFWQKLSRYKYYELSTFDTVSLVVAVIYTNLKKAATLPEASEKKRESTIEENKICKSAINFWNIRQPSHLNMSDSYEAPVREKRSFLMARDPSNDRRCRPRPEKKLRLFDDIHEAMESTDGSEYASNGGDYATSVPSAEDSSVGDTGPQVFLRLRPVGAASKAYSVSDDGKVLVTSAMSENTSTNVNKMEKHFGFTSIFDGSVGQRDVYDICVGPRILDEKCVTIMTYGTSGSGKTYTMLGDDVLAGVIPRGLEHIFTIYMENLYHSPKLKLVNGCIEFLQDETTLREMQISKKLLSLCQDIGGHHERLKEAIQGDHTFETKADPNVSVMIWVSFVEIYNELVYDLLSIPPRQENLGAVPRKPMKISCNKGQVYIKGLTTVFVRSSEEALRLLRLGQQRSTYASTSVNANSSRSHCVFIVDVLKYNSSGMTTQCSYKFCYFAGSERVNNTGTIGLRLKEAKNINTSLMTLGRCLDAASTSRKKPNNDVIPFRDSKLTMLLQAALLGKERLAMIVTVTPLEKFYEENLNVLNFASIAKNIIFKEPLIKQHSTRYSGFFDNSKRNTQYEYVKEIEEDNISLREEI; from the exons ATGGGAAATGCTTCTAGTCTTGTGTGCCTTGAACTTGCAGTCTTTATGGAATTATATTTGATagaaaatatcaataaattttggcaaaaactatcacgATATAAATATTACGAACTGTCAACGTTCGATACCGTATCACTGGTCGTAGCTGTCATCTACACAAATTTGAAAAAAGCGGCAACCCTACCAGAGGCGTCTGAAAAAAAGCGCGAATCTACAATTGAAGAAAATAAAATCTGCAAATCAGCAATAAACTTTTGGAATATTCGGCAACCGTCACACCTTAACATGAGCGATTCGTATGAAGCACCAGTGCGCGAAAAGCGCTCATTTCTCATGGCTCGAGATCCCAGCAATGACCGGCGCTGTCGACCAAGACCGGAGAAAAAGTTGCGTCTGTTCGATGATATACATGAAGCCATGGAGAGCACAGACGGCTCAGAGTACGCATCCAATGGTGGAGACTATGCAACTAGTGTCCCGAGTGCTGAAGATAGCAGTGTCGGGGATACTGGGCCACAGGTCTTTTTGCGTCTGCGTCCCGTTGGTGCCGCCTCCAAAGCATACTCGGTATCAGACGATGGAAAAGTGCTGGTTACCAGCGCGATGAGTGAAAACACCAGCACCAATGTCAACAAAATGGAAAAGCACTTTGGATTCACATCTATATTCGATGGCTCCGTTGGGCAGCGGGATGTCTACGACATCTGTGTTGGTCCCAGGATTCTGGATGAAAAATGCGTTACCATAATGACGTATGGCACTTCAGGCTCGGGAAAAACGTACACAATGCTTG GCGATGATGTGCTTGCTGGTGTTATACCCCGCGGCCTAGAGCACATATTCACCATCTACATGGAAAACTTATACCACTCACCCAAACTAAAACTGGTCAACGGCTGCATTGAGTTCCTTCAGGACGAGACCACGTTGCGGGAAATGCAAATAAGCAAGAAACTGCTTAGCTTGTGCCAGGATATTGGCGGGCATCACGAGCGACTGAAGGAGGCGATTCAGGGGGATCACACCTTCGAGACAAAGGCCGACCCGAACGTCTCGGTAATGATTTGGGTATCATTTGTGGAGATCTACAATGAACTGGTATACGACCTATTGAGCATACCGCCGCGTCAAGAAAATCTTGGTGCTGTTCCGCGAAAGCCCATGAAGATCTCCTGTAATAAAGGTCAAGTATATATCAAGGGCCTGACGACTGTGTTCGTAAGAAGCAGCGAGGAAGCCTTGCGGCTGCTGCGGCTGGGACAGCAGCGTTCCACCTACGCTTCGACCTCGGTGAACGCGAACTCTAGCAGATCCCACTGTGTCTTCATCGTGGATGTGTTGAAGTACAACAGCTCGGGAATGACCACTCAATGTTCGTACAAGTTTTGCTACTTTGCGGGCTCGGAGCGTGTAAACAACACGGGCACCATCGGGTTACGCCTCAAGGAGGCGAAAAACATCAACACCTCCCTAATGACTTTGGGGCGGTGTCTGGACGCGGCCAGTACTTCACGGAAGAAGCCAAACAATGACGTCATACCATTTCGCGATTCAAAGCTTACCATGCTGTTGCAAGCAGCCCTCCTCGGAAAGGAACGCTTGGCCATGATAGTGACTGTCACACCGCTGGAGAAGTTCTATGAGGAAAACCTGAACGTGCTCAACTTCGCCTCCATAGCGAAGAATATCATTTTTAAAGAGCCTTTGATAAAGCAGCATAGTACACGATATTCCGGTTTCTTTGACAACTCTAAAAGGAATACCCAGTACGAATACGTCAAAGAGATTGAGGAGGATAATATCAG CCTGCGCGAAGAGATCTGA